Genomic segment of Synergistes jonesii:
CAAAAACTACAATTTCGATTTCTTTGATTTACTCAAAAAAAACCAGACAAGGACGCATGCTGGAGCTATAAGTGGTCCAATAAAAAATACAAAGATTTCTCCAAAACCAATATATTCCATTTTCCTTCCTCCTCGTATAATTAAGATTAATTAAGTAAGTCCTTTAGTTACCTTATTGCAAAATAGGAACCGGCAGCAGTAGACAATAATGCCCGCTTTTTCTTAAATCAAAGAACATCTAATTTAATCGATAGATAGTGTCAGCTGGGATTTTCCGCAACAGGTTATTCCTTCCGGGAATATGATTGTTACATCGTTCCCTCCTTCGGGGATAACCACGTCGTTCTCTAATTTCAACCAACAGTCATGTCCAGGTAGGATATGGTTTGCAAGGCCCTTTATCTTGCAGATGCTCTTGTTGCTTGTCTGAGAATCAAGTGTAATACCGACACCTTTGCCACTAAGTTCAGAGCGATTTTTTACCGCGTCGCCGCAGAACGCCCATGTTCCAAGGTCGTCCCTACCTATCAGGCTGGTGGAGCCTGGAGTATGTCCTGGCGTGAGATAAGCATAGACGCCATCAAAGATTTCTTGCCCGTCCTTTTCAATAAAGTGTTTCCTGAACGAGCGAAGGGATATAAGGGCTCCTTCATTAACGAACACATCGTCTGCTGTATTGGCGTATTCCCACTCTTT
This window contains:
- a CDS encoding MBL fold metallo-hydrolase is translated as MQRSIEILIAGFPGKADVAYLGWSTVALLHLKERLVLLDTSNAGARPMLISALRERDISFSAITDVFLSHLHFDHAANCLLFPGATFHLSWKEWEYANTADDVFVNEGALISLRSFRKHFIEKDGQEIFDGVYAYLTPGHTPGSTSLIGRDDLGTWAFCGDAVKNRSELSGKGVGITLDSQTSNKSICKIKGLANHILPGHDCWLKLENDVVIPEGGNDVTIIFPEGITCCGKSQLTLSID